Below is a genomic region from Medicago truncatula cultivar Jemalong A17 chromosome 3, MtrunA17r5.0-ANR, whole genome shotgun sequence.
CAGTAGCATTCATCTCCACAGGAATTTTCTTTGTTCCACTCTTTGATAAAACCATAAACTTCAACTTCTTTGAACCTCCACCACCAACCATTGTTGGTGAAACCGCTGGCCCCGCTGGTGGCTTAAAACTCACCTCGATTTCACTTTTATCCGAAACATCACAATCACGTATCAATTGATTGTCATGCAATTCGGTATCGGCTGCATGCAACATGAGTTGGTTCAATGGAACGTTATTTTGGTCAATGTCGTGAATTTTCTCTTTAAGCTTTAAAACGGTGTCGTTTTTATAGATTTCAATAGGAAAGTAGGGTTTGGATGAAGGAGTTTTGATGTTGAGGTGCAATTTGGTGTCTTCAATCGGCTGTTTATGATGATCGGATTCTGAGGCGGTGACTATGAGATGAATGCGCGAGTTTTGAAAAATTGCGCATTTCCAAATGTCACCATCTTCTGGGAGAATTTGGCCATTGAAGATTAAGGTTTGTTTGGAGATTGGAATTCCTTGatacttttgaattttttctttgatttccaAAATTGTGTCGAAGAAGCCTACTTCAATTGAGAATGGTCTTCCTCTTTGCACTTCAAAAATTACATccatttatttaactaaaattaaaattgatatgaATTGTTTCATGCTCAATGAAATCTCTCTCAATATAAAGTACTGATAAGAGAATCCTTGTATCCATTTATGTAACTAATTGAATCTTGACTCACTCAATTCAATAAACAGAATCCCTATTTTTTCTAACTCCAATTAAAGTTCATATGCACTGTTatttttcactcattttttgaatcaaaagtttgttttctCACTAGTTAATAGGGAAACGTGTTGCATGTGCcttttattttggaaatttgTTTAcgagaaagaacaaaaaaaaaaaaagtgttttccACTTGAATTTATCACGTACTTGACTATAGTGATCCTCAAAGGTCAGCCAATTCAAAAAAGtgtttcaataataataaaaatagtaagCTTTTAGTTCTTATCAAAGAGTAAaatcatttactttttttatacttttaagaataaaagaaaacaagtttagtgaaaattcaaaaatttaaaagtttgtcaaaataaaaaataatttaacattcaaatttttttgaatgaaacagGTGCATATATCCAATACCTCACTTTTTTCTCACCAATTTGAGCATAATGAAATCAATAATATAGATACAGGATGAATGGAAGTTGTACTTGCAGTGAATACAATctataaaattagggtttaataTGTTTAGGTCATGTCTTGAGAATGCTGGTATTAGTAGCCTTCTTTGGGCTTGTATTTCCGTGACTTAGACCTCAAGTAACTTAGTCACGCATGTAGCGCTCTACATGCTTCTAGAAGCTCTCTTGAGGCTGCGCCTTGTAGGGGCGCGCCTAAGGTCATTGTAGTCTTTATGGAGGGTGTTGTATCCTTATTCCAATATTGACCGTCCAGAAATCTTTGTCTTAAATGAAATGGTCAAGTAGTTATAAGTCATTTAATCTCCCTTTCAAATTTAGCGCACaaaactttgaaatttgaattcttAATTTATGTTCATCATCCTCATTTCCGgtaaaaagaaagggaaaataaTGTTGATGGTAAATAACTTTTGGGCTTTAACCCTTTAGTTCGCatgaaaaatatcatcaattgaTTTGATTGTAATATCTATTGGATAGGACATTGaggattttaatgaaattagCTTTAGGATCCATATGCACAATAGTTGTAGAGTCGTTGGCCCCGGATGCATTTAGATTTGTATCATGATCCAATGACCATTGAGTGTTTTCACAGATAATATCTCTAGTTTAAAATATAACCAAAAGTCAAAATGTATTTGGTGTAAATTTGGACTAAATACATTTTGATGTTTTGCATGTATTTAAGAATTAACAACTCAAAAATTTGACACACATTCAATCTTTTGCCACtataatattaacaaatttataaaaatttgtttaagaaaaaaatacattctTTAAGCTAAAATATCACTCATAAAATAGGGGGAAAACTGAAGAATTTAATTGACTTTTGACAATAATATACTATTGTGctttgactatatatatataagtatttaAAAGGAAGCAACTAAAAGTGAATCAGAATCATGAACCAACCTTCTATTCCCTATTTGCAAGAATTTTGCAAAAACTCCAACTAATGGTGCAGTATTATAAGTGCAAGCCTCAGTTTGCACATAATTGTTCCTTTGATCCTCAAAATTGTCTTGATTATCAGGTCCTCCAACCAAAGCTCCAACCAAAATATTAGGATTTGGTTCTTGGACACCATACCAATTATCATATCCTTGTGTGCACCCTATGAACCCTTTATTTTCTCTGTATGATACAATGGATGCACCTCTATGATGCACCCTTTTAGGGTACTTAGGCCCATATCCCACTAAGTAACTCATGTTAAGTGGATTTTGGCCCAAAATGTAATCAACTTGTGACTTGGCAAAATTGAGAATTTCATCATGGCCCACAATCCCATCTTGGCAATTGATCTTTTGATTTTCAGTTTGGAGAAAGTCAGAGTAAACTGTGAGTAGAAATGCTGCTGTTGAAACATATTGCATGTTGTTCCACTGTCTTACATAGAGTAATCCAGCTGGTGTTCTTTCCACATTGCTGCTGCCATTGTTTTTGTTGAGACATGAACATATATAGTACTCTGCTTTTGATTTGTACTGTTCTAGTAAATCAGCATGCTTCTTGTGTTTTGCATCCATCAAAAACTGCAAAAGTTACCATTGTATTTAGATCACAATCACTTTATAAGACAACTCTACTCTACCATAAGTAGCATATcaattacaatttaaaataaaaatagaaaatcttCAGTGATTAGTAAATTAAGGACCAGTTTGGTCGTTAGTTACTCCCTCGGgtctttattataaacaaaaaaataacttgTTAAGTTCATTGATAATTATGTatctattatatattttaaacctGATACACCAGTTATTCAATGAacataaaaaatggttttttgcttataatagtgaccggaaaACTATGCTTTTTTAGGATGTGtacttttgattttgaagtaaCTTTGGGAGTGGAAAAAGCTCCTCCCTTAACAAAACCAAATGGCCCATTTTAAAGCATTTCTTAAAGCCCAAATTAAAGGCCCATTATCctaacaaaataacaaatgGATCAAGGGCAAGGCATGTGAACAATGTGTTACATCACACGTTTCCATCCACTATCAATCAGATAGAATAGTCATTGGTAAGTAAGGAAAATAGTGTTACTCCAAGTAACCAAAATGTGCTCTAGCAGTTTTACAATGGTCCAACTGATTTATTGCAAACCCTGAAGAAAACACAAGTGTATTTTCCCTTAATGTGGGGTACACATCATAGTAATAGCTTGCCTCATGATGAGTTGAAGGGTTGAGAGTTGAGCCATACTATATCTATCAGATAAGCAACCAGTGGCATCCATTATTACCATTTTGACAGTCAATGCTTGTGAAATCTATACATGCATGCTGAGTATTTATAAAATAGAtacaatcaaattaaaaatttaagatgataatttcaattaagattttgttgtttcttaatTTGATATTAGCTATAGTCTATTCTTATGGAGGCATTGTTGCAACCATTGAAATTTCAACATTTGGCACAACCATATAGCTAGACCACTTTAATTGAACTGTGATAGACTGTATCAATTGCACATGCAAATGTTCTTGAgtatacttttcaaaattttcaactcCTATTAACAATATCCCTTAGATATTGCtccatcaaatcaaatcaaatgataAATAACTTTTGAAACTAAAGTAAAAGGAACAAACCAAATTAAGTCTCAAAcccatcattttatttttgacttcATGTTAGTAAAGCAATATGCAGGCAATGCCAGCGAGAAATAAGCCATTGAAAAAGGAAAaccaacacaaataaaatactaaaatgttTCAAATAAAAGCAAAAAAGCAGCATGGACCTATAAAATTGACATGTTTGAATTAAGCCAACCTAGAGGAACGTGAAATGAGACAAAAAAGAGTGATTAAAGGAAacccttttgttttgtttgtattttactACCTTTGATGCTAAAACTTGAAGACCAGCATACTTAACATCCCAGCTGAATTCTGTTATGGACCAACCAATACCACCAAATGTATGAGCATTAGAAATAATGTAGTCAAAATATTCTTGTTTGTCGGTGGCTTTGTACAACCACATAGCTCCCCACAATAACTCATCCATGTATCCACTCACCGACGCATAGTAGCTCTTCACTACTCCAACACTACCATCATATTTTCCTCTATACTTGTCCCCAAACTCAAATAACTGCACAATAGTACACATATACAACTAACTAATTAAATCAATATTGTTTTCAAttactataaaaatataaacacaacTAATTATACTAGTACtaatatttttacttaattGGCAGTTGAAACTACTTCCAATTCATACCCCACTATTTGCCTATAAATTGACAGTATAGTAGTTTtggtaaaagaaaattttgcatTCACACTAATTAGGAACATTATCTTGTGACTAAACAATCATTTTGGTCTTTAAATGTATGAGACAGTCTATAGTTCATAAACATATCAAATTCACAAAAAGATTGACGAGTCTCTTCGGTTAGTAATCGCATGAACCAAACTGACTGACGAAACATATTATAAGATCAAACTAACTgacaaaaaaacatgtttaaacaatcaaaatatttctgtaattttgatacattatgTGACTATgcaacaacaactcactcaatcaaatttgtcaaaaaaaaaaaaaactcactcaATCAAAGACCAAAACAGCTATTTACAATCTTACCCTTATTTTACATACTTTAACACTTGTCTCTTAAAGTTAAATGTGCTTAAAAAATGAAGAGGGTAAAGCAAACTAGCtccaaaacataattaattattcatattttaaaataacccACCAAACCAAACACTAGTACCACTATAGTGAGTAAAGCACAATTTAGAGGTTACTACTACCTGCTGAGCATGGTGCAAAAGTAGTTGAGAGTAATGTGGATTTGTTTTCCTAAACACAATGGAAGCAGCTGCCATAGCTGCAGCAGTTTCTCCAGCCAGATCTGAACCTGGATTCTTCTCATCTATCTTAAAAGCTTGTCTAGAAGTTGTCATGTCCTCTGGACGTTGCCAACAATAATGGTCTGTGTCTCCATCACCCACCTAAGtaaaaaaccttaatttcagGATTTTGTTTCTTGAATCCATTAATCATCACACTAACTagaaagtttaaaaaaattgaaaataagctgaaaaaacagcttatgaacatgttaCTAGCTGTTTACcataacttttataaaaaaatctcacATGAAACACGGTCACTCCTCGCATTAGGCATGTCTCAGTGTCGAACaggtgtcggacacgtgtccgacaccaacAGGACACCAACagatataattacactgaatactcaaataaatcaattcaaaaaagACTTTAATATACCTCTGCCCACAACACATTTGGGCTAGTATGAGCTTTGATGAAATAATCAGTTCCCCATTTAATTGCTTCCATTACATGACCAAGTTCACCAGCTTCAACAATTTCTTGCCTAAACTCAATAACACTCCATGACAACATTGTGACAGTAAATGCCATTGGTAAACCAAATTTCACATGATCACCTGCATCATAGTACCCTCCAACCAAATCAacctaaaaaaacacaaacccaaaaataaaaatctcaacTTTAAACTATACAAAAACAATCATAATCCATCAAAATCAAGAAAGTGAAAAAAGTTATGATTTTGATCCCACCCCTTGTTCTAAACCATCTGTAAGACCAGAATGATGACGCCAATTCACACGTTGGTTGTATGGTAACCTCCCTGAACGTTGTGCTTCAAAGTAAAGAAGACTTTTTGAAAGTGCATCAGCATAATCAAAAGATTGTGTTATGGAAAAAAGAGTGaacaaaatgaagagaaaaatgtgACAATGATGTTTAAATCTGGGAATTTTAGAAGCtctatgatgttgttgttgtctcTCATTCTTCATTGTCTTGTCACTTCcctcctaaaaaaaaacttagtacTTTTTAGGAGTGAAGAGAAAATTAAAGAAAGTGAACCTATAAATAATGGtcacaataaaataaagtgatTTAAAAAACTTaggagtatttatttatatataatattatatggTTTAATAATAGGAGCCATTTTTTTGGTTGAGAGAATATCTGGTGAGAATTTCAAGTAATAATAGTTTATGTTTTTTGATTTTGACATGAGGTtggttgaattttgattttagaatttaGTTACACTTTTAGAGGATGGGAGAGTGTGAATTTGAATTTGGCAAATAAGGGAAAATGTACAGTTATGTGGGGGAACAAAGAACGTCACTACTTGGAATTCAATTCAATGAGGCTATTATTTTGCTCTATTTATTGCTACTATTACACATGGAACGACGGATATAGAAGTTATTATTGAAAACAATAATGTTTTGTGGGGAGTGGAATAATTAGATACTGCTACTTATTCAaatcttaatattattttttttagggaaaatctTAATATTATGAGCCGTTATATTTCCAAAATTCATCTATATCTATAAGAAAGTTAGGTGATTTGGAAAAACTTTCATGCTCAAAAAACATGTTCAtcctttcaaaaattaaaatacctaCATTTGAACAGCACTCGGAAAGAAAATATAAgcaaacaaaatatttgaaaagttaatatatatatGGACTAAATTTTTAACCATATACATTAACATTTCAACTACTTTATTCACTTGTATTTCATTCCGaagaagtattttaaaaaataaaaataatattccaaaatcaaaattaccTTATACCACCTcatcaattcaaatttcaaaattaaaattttctttcctCCACCACTCTCCCTCTCTTCCTTATATTTCTCCACGAGAAATTTTGTGTAGGAACGAACCTAACATATCAtccttacaaacaacaaattaaaacatgacacgtcgttgttttcttttaaaataattataaaaaaataaatcaactagttctttctctctctctctctccaccaCCACTAGTTCGTGATCTTCCATCACCATTCACCACCAACACCATTCATGGTGGAAAAACAACGacgtgtcatgttttaatttgttgtttgtaaagATGATAGGTTAGATTCGTTCCTACATAAGAATTTCTCTTTCTCCACACTCTGTCTATCTTCCTTATTTTTCTCACCTCTGTCTCTTCTCTATTTTCCCCTCATTGCTTAATTCTCACTCATTCAAAGATTGATAtggataaaaattacaaatgttttttagggcaaaaaatacaaatatttgtcaCAAATACATATAAAGCataagataaatatttttagggGAGCAtaagataaataatttaaatataaaaaatatggtacaaatatttttcatcaatacataaaaaaaatggaataaatattTACCAccgataaataaataaaaaacataagacattaatatttttgagtaatatataataaaaatacatgaaacacaatatgtaaaaaaaatagaggacaAATAGTTgtcattaataaatatataacaaacaAGGGATAGACTTTCTAAATTCTCATCTTCCTTCGGACAAGGCTAATCAGATTTTGGCCCTTCCAGCGTCCATGGACGTTGATGGTTCTGACATTATTGGATGGAAAGGCACTAATACTCGCCACTTCACTATTCGAAGTGTCTATGATCTTCAGCGGGGAAATTATCGTCATATTGATGGGGAATGGAAGAAAATATGGGATTGTAAAGGTCCTCACAGAATCCAAACATTCATGTGGATGGCGGCACATGAACGCCTCTTAACTAACTATCGTCGAAGCAAATGGGGAATTGGAGTTTCACCAACTTGTCCTACTTGTGGGAATGGAGAAGAAACAATCATCCAtgtgtttgcgtgattgtgttTACGCAACCCAGGTTTGGATCAAGTTAGTGGCATAAATTCatattactaatttttttttctttgaattgcAGGGATTGGATTTTCAATAACCTCTCCCATGAGAAGTACAAAGCACACGAGGAGGATTGGCGATCTATCTTTCTAGTGACATGTTGGAATCTTTGGAAGTGGAGGAATAAATCTATCTTTGAAGATGACTTTCATCATCCTATTGACCCTATTCATATCATTTTTGAACTTGTTCGAGCCATTGGCAGGAACGACCATCTTCACCTACCACAAGGGTCACGAGCTATTGACACTATCTACATCGGCTGGAAGAGACCACATAGAGACTGGGTCAAACTGAATTGTGATGGAGCTTATAAGGAGTCTTTGGACATTGCAGGATGTAGGGGACTTATTCGAGACTCCAACGGTCATTGGCTAAAAGGATATGCTCGGAAAATTGGAACATGTGATGCTCTTTATGCCGAGATGTGGGGCATGTATGAGGGATTAAAGATATCCTGAAGTCTGGGTTTTTCGCAACTTATTGTGGAAAGTGACTCCAAACTTCTAGTGGACATGGTAACAGGTAATTGTAAGATTAATGGGGCTACCCCCGTTCTTATTCGTTGAATACGAGATCTTATTGAATTTCTTGGGGTGGTGCAGATAAACCACACATTTCGTGAAGGAAACAGATGTGCGGATTGGTTAGCTGCGTATAGTCTAACACAAGATTATTTGGTGTCCATTGTTTTAGAGGCCCCTCCAATGGAGCTGCAAAGTATTTTGTTCGAGGATATTTCCGGAGTTTGCATGCTTAGGAATGTTCgtttaatttcataattttttttctttgggcTTTGCCTTCTtttatgtaccaaaaaaaaaggatagatatttttcattcatatataaaaagttgaataaataTTTGTCACTAATAAATACTTCTATAAAAGAAACATTTTagcaaacaaaatataaaagaaacacGAGACAAATAATTGTCATTGAATATTGATGCTATGTGCAACATGTTCTCTACTTAGCTTCCTTTGATGATTCTTTACGGCCCTCCTTCTTCCTCCCTCCCAAAAGATCCCTTTATTATGGTTGCCATCGCTTTTCACCTGTACACAACATTGTTGATTACTCTCATAGCGATGTTAACTTGAATAGAACACATCAAGGTACTCCAAAATCGTTTGCCAAGCCGTTGCTAACACTAGTGAGTAGTGATATCACTTTAAGTTAGTTACCAAAACATTTTCTAAAGAGTTCTTCCCTTGCCTTGCCATCAAGGTATTAGAAGAAGAATATCAACAAGATATGTCTAGTTGGAAAAACAACTTTAATGATCAAGTTACCATGTTCCTCTAAAAAATGGCCAGGTTACTATGTCCAAGGGAGATGTGCTCATAATGTCTTCCATTCTTATTGAGAAGTTATTAAAACTTTGGAAGTCATTTGGTGATGGAAGTCATTCACAATCTTCCACGGGAATATTGgagattaaatattattttcacaaGTACTTATGGCCAATTTCAAAATCATGAGTCACTTTGCTGTTCTTCTTGATGTTGATTTTGCTCAAAACTCTTCATGATAGCATATTAGTGGAACGAGTAGGACATGCATTCTTTGTCATATTTGAGTATGAAATATTGTCTTTGTTGTGTAAACCTTGCAATGTTATTAGCATTGGACATTCTCAAGTCAATTGTAGAAAGTATAACATAGAGCAAGATTGAGGGAATTATGTCTCTGTATGGAAAAGAAAGTCAAGAAATGCATTTCTAAAAAACTCTTAAAAGTATAATCCTTAATAAGTGTTTCGAAGGTAGAGTAAAGCCGATTTAGATAACAACTTTATCTCGATTGATAATAATGTCACTAATGATAAATTTATTATGGTTACATCTAAATCACAAAAGTATAAATTTAAGAAACACAAAAACTTGTTTGTAagaaaagagggaaaaaaacacaaaaacattcTCTAAAGAACATGGtatttagctcagttggcagaacatgcattattatatgtaagggttg
It encodes:
- the LOC11442200 gene encoding endoglucanase 11, producing MKNERQQQHHRASKIPRFKHHCHIFLFILFTLFSITQSFDYADALSKSLLYFEAQRSGRLPYNQRVNWRHHSGLTDGLEQGVDLVGGYYDAGDHVKFGLPMAFTVTMLSWSVIEFRQEIVEAGELGHVMEAIKWGTDYFIKAHTSPNVLWAEVGDGDTDHYCWQRPEDMTTSRQAFKIDEKNPGSDLAGETAAAMAAASIVFRKTNPHYSQLLLHHAQQLFEFGDKYRGKYDGSVGVVKSYYASVSGYMDELLWGAMWLYKATDKQEYFDYIISNAHTFGGIGWSITEFSWDVKYAGLQVLASKFLMDAKHKKHADLLEQYKSKAEYYICSCLNKNNGSSNVERTPAGLLYVRQWNNMQYVSTAAFLLTVYSDFLQTENQKINCQDGIVGHDEILNFAKSQVDYILGQNPLNMSYLVGYGPKYPKRVHHRGASIVSYRENKGFIGCTQGYDNWYGVQEPNPNILVGALVGGPDNQDNFEDQRNNYVQTEACTYNTAPLVGVFAKFLQIGNRRLVHDSDSLLVASF
- the LOC11432700 gene encoding ubiquitin domain-containing protein 7SL RNA1, producing the protein MDVIFEVQRGRPFSIEVGFFDTILEIKEKIQKYQGIPISKQTLIFNGQILPEDGDIWKCAIFQNSRIHLIVTASESDHHKQPIEDTKLHLNIKTPSSKPYFPIEIYKNDTVLKLKEKIHDIDQNNVPLNQLMLHAADTELHDNQLIRDCDVSDKSEIEVSFKPPAGPAVSPTMVGGGGSKKLKFMVLSKSGTKKIPVEMNATDNVGELRKELQKMNQRLQFHLPQEGYFFIFKQNVMDDEKSFRWHHVCQGDTIEIFNGSVTGGS